A DNA window from Luteolibacter luteus contains the following coding sequences:
- a CDS encoding LuxR C-terminal-related transcriptional regulator has protein sequence MSSCAKADASSSPALEKAALLGREFSLAWLRAAGVSDPEVAVLFDQVILIPAAQHASARFADPSLPRKIVRTIPWSRARDHHLVLAEAAKQQRLAAEVVAEHFEAAHRFDLARAQWMKAGETSCHAGDYKKALRLISRALAIWPWDEAADDRARVLREMARCATNARLTDEARKAWEELADHARDTGKHDLRADALHQLAILSADPVRAGELLAEASKLATRELGPEEAFRHGLAHVDLLVNRVRVAAAKLAFVAVEEAALKSKNPALQSEMLGWKALIAAMAGEAGDATRFVEEGMQIAITHQLPEQVAFAYKRRANIADYAGQYSLEKHSHNVAIRYCRESQTGEEIVCMGCLSYACFRTGDWKEALDTAREVLGQPDLHPGLRAIAGGVRGMIAAFRGEKASAFRHLDEAIRLQRAEGMVGMEFLTLWALAYWHDCQGEGAKACAIYDEIRTLWRESDDLHDSIPGLLFAGAHYADHGRAVQLADCIDIIGEILRKNDLPEARATLLALGAEQARLEGDHEACDKALREAAALQIKAGLPLEQLWIESRHPRAEDHKGVIALATKLGTKPLLARLKGEDCGDSASGLTPRQCEVLSFLATGLTSKEIGDRMGLSTRTVEMHVSRIFERLNCRTRPEAVALAQARGWIKLP, from the coding sequence ATGAGCAGCTGCGCCAAGGCCGATGCTTCTTCCTCCCCCGCGCTTGAAAAGGCAGCATTGCTCGGCAGGGAGTTCTCCTTGGCATGGCTCAGGGCGGCGGGCGTCTCCGACCCCGAAGTAGCCGTCCTTTTTGACCAGGTCATCCTGATTCCGGCTGCTCAGCACGCATCCGCGAGGTTCGCGGATCCAAGCCTGCCGAGGAAGATCGTGAGAACCATCCCGTGGTCGCGGGCCCGGGATCACCACCTCGTGCTCGCGGAAGCCGCCAAACAACAGCGGCTAGCCGCAGAGGTGGTGGCAGAACATTTCGAAGCCGCGCATCGCTTCGATCTCGCCCGCGCCCAATGGATGAAGGCGGGTGAAACATCATGCCATGCCGGTGATTACAAAAAGGCACTGCGTCTCATCAGCCGGGCACTTGCCATCTGGCCTTGGGACGAGGCCGCGGATGATCGCGCGCGGGTACTGCGCGAGATGGCCCGCTGCGCCACCAATGCGCGCCTGACCGATGAGGCGCGAAAGGCATGGGAAGAACTGGCCGATCACGCTCGCGATACTGGCAAGCACGATTTGCGGGCTGATGCGCTTCATCAGCTCGCGATACTTTCTGCTGATCCCGTGCGCGCGGGCGAGTTGCTCGCGGAAGCCTCCAAGCTGGCCACACGCGAACTCGGCCCGGAGGAAGCCTTTCGGCATGGGCTCGCACACGTGGATTTGCTGGTGAACCGCGTGCGGGTGGCTGCGGCCAAGCTGGCTTTCGTGGCGGTGGAAGAAGCAGCGCTGAAGTCGAAGAACCCCGCACTACAGTCAGAAATGCTGGGATGGAAGGCCCTGATCGCCGCGATGGCGGGCGAAGCAGGAGACGCCACCCGATTCGTCGAGGAGGGGATGCAGATCGCCATCACCCACCAACTCCCGGAGCAGGTCGCTTTTGCTTACAAGCGCCGCGCGAACATCGCGGACTATGCCGGTCAATATTCGCTGGAGAAGCACTCGCACAACGTGGCGATCCGCTATTGCCGTGAGTCACAGACCGGCGAGGAAATCGTCTGCATGGGTTGCTTGTCCTATGCCTGCTTCCGTACCGGAGATTGGAAGGAGGCACTCGATACCGCGCGTGAAGTGCTGGGCCAGCCGGACCTTCATCCCGGATTGAGAGCCATTGCCGGCGGAGTCCGGGGAATGATTGCAGCGTTCCGTGGCGAAAAAGCCAGCGCCTTCAGGCATCTCGACGAGGCCATACGCCTCCAGAGGGCGGAAGGCATGGTCGGGATGGAATTCCTGACCCTTTGGGCGCTCGCCTACTGGCATGATTGCCAGGGAGAAGGCGCCAAGGCTTGTGCGATCTACGACGAGATCCGCACCCTGTGGCGGGAGTCGGACGATCTCCACGATTCCATTCCCGGGCTGCTATTTGCCGGCGCCCATTATGCGGATCACGGCCGTGCCGTGCAGCTTGCCGACTGCATCGATATTATCGGCGAGATTCTCAGGAAGAACGACCTGCCCGAAGCGCGCGCAACCTTGCTCGCCCTGGGCGCGGAGCAGGCAAGGCTCGAAGGGGATCACGAAGCTTGCGACAAAGCGCTGCGGGAAGCGGCGGCGCTCCAGATCAAAGCCGGGCTTCCTCTGGAACAACTCTGGATCGAGAGCCGCCACCCACGGGCAGAAGATCACAAGGGCGTGATCGCACTCGCCACCAAACTCGGCACAAAGCCACTGCTTGCCAGACTGAAGGGCGAGGACTGCGGCGATTCCGCTTCCGGACTCACCCCGCGCCAATGCGAGGTCCTTTCTTTTCTCGCCACCGGACTCACCAGCAAGGAAATCGGCGATCGCATGGGGCTCAGCACCCGCACGGTAGAAATGCACGTAAGCCGCATTTTCGAACGCCTCAACTGTCGCACGCGACCGGAAGCCGTGGCACTCGCCCAAGCGCGCGGGTGGATCAAGCTACCGTAG